The proteins below come from a single Sander lucioperca isolate FBNREF2018 chromosome 20, SLUC_FBN_1.2, whole genome shotgun sequence genomic window:
- the LOC116034056 gene encoding probable cell division protein kinase ECU08_0230, whose product MAFMDNYLLGAVIGNGGYGTVYKATCLKTGQEFALKCYKRGVEYATVRELSCLSALQGQPHVIQMHDCFIHNGMMAMLMSYAPYTLADVIHSGLGRALEPIPLSFVARISVEVAHALSYMHGLHLVHRDLAPVNVLLTEDLTVKVADMGLSRHSSKWMTTLVVTEPYRAPELFVKDNFAQYTCTIDMWSLGVMIVDAVEERVVFSKPGVSTYQIIVNTFCPKDHPSASPTPWDPKTLMPKVMACKLVKRIVFQLLAFRQNERLLAHELLKDTEWTGAAHMTEDDRDLVRDRIERQQ is encoded by the coding sequence ATGGCTTTCATGGACAATTACCTGCTAGGCGCAGTAATTGGCAACGGCGGCTATGGAACCGTATACAAAGCCACGTGTCTAAAGACTGGACAGGAGTTCGCCTTAAAATGTTACAAGCGCGGCGTAGAGTATGCGACCGTGAGGGAGTTATCCTGTCTCTCGGCACTACAGGGTCAGCCTCATGTGATCCAGATGCACGACTGTTTTATCCACAACGGAATGATGGCCATGCTCATGTCCTACGCACCCTACACGTTGGCGGATGTGATTCACAGTGGACTAGGCCGAGCACTAGAACCGATTCCATTGAGTTTCGTCGCTCGGATTTCAGTTGAGGTGGCTCACGCGCTGTCTTACATGCACGGACTGCACCTGGTCCACCGGGACCTGGCACCGGTCAACGTGCTGCTGACAGAAGATCTAACCGTAAAGGTGGCTGACATGGGCCTGTCTAGACATTCCTCTAAGTGGATGACCACACTTGTGGTCACGGAGCCGTACAGGGCCCCTGAATTGTTCGTTAAAGACAACTTCGCACAGTACACTTGTACCATAGACATGTGGAGCCTGGGGGTAATGATTGTTGACGCTGTGGAAGAGCGAGTGGTATTCTCGAAACCTGGGGTGTCCACGTACCAGATCATTGTAAATACCTTCTGCCCCAAAGACCACCCCAGTGCATCACCCACACCTTGGGACCCCAAGACGTTAATGCCCAAGGTGATGGCGTGTAAGCTAGTCAAAAGGATCGTCTTCCAGTTGCTGGCCTTTCGCCAGAACGAGAGACTTTTGGCTCACGAGCTGCTAAAGGATACAGAATGGACTGGGGCTGCTCATATGACCGAAGATGACAGAGACCTGGTCAGAGACCGGATTGAGCGTCAGCAGTAG